The following coding sequences lie in one Nitratireductor mangrovi genomic window:
- a CDS encoding DNA translocase FtsK produces MRPGNSATFALSGIGHGIQSFLQRLILRAAGVALLCLCGFAVAALATWNVADPSFSHATDNVVTNAMGYPGAIFSDIGMQFFGLASVAALVPAFAWGLFMIAARLPDRLPRRGVAWLVAAILASAVAGCFSAPPTWPLPTGLGGVFGDMVLKLPGLFAGGYPQGIFAVLTGALFGFPALWLALFAAGILARRPQPQDEIADAADDLEDDIEADDDDESDGALALGAVVHWWLSARAFVRRLSARHRMPHDDEDDVDGLMDLSDVRPGRRVEPEFDMSRAAEPFMPEPGDFDFATEMAPDDFPDEPVAAAARVENPAPRPKPGVRVQREAQTSFIGMAEFEMPSLHFLAEPKNMARDPSLSKDALEQNARLLEGVLEDFGVKGEIIHVRPGPVVTLYELEPAPGIKSSRVIGLADDIARSMSAIACRVAVVPGRNAIGIELPNARRETVFLRELLASRDYEQTKARLGLALGKTINGEVVIADLAKMPHLLVAGTTGSGKSVAINTMILSILYRMKPEQCRLIMIDPKMLELSVYDGVPHLLTPVVTDPKKAVVALKWTVREMEDRYRKMSKVGVRNIDGFNQRVAQAARKGESISRTVQTGFDRDTGEAIYETESLDLAPLPYIVVIIDEMADLMMVAGKDIEGAVQRLAQMARAAGIHVIMATQRPSVDVITGTIKANFPTRISFQVTSKIDSRTILGEQGAEQLLGMGDMLYMAGGGRIQRVHGPFVSDDEVEKVVAHLKLQGVPEYLDAITEEDEDGEDGGATGSGGGNIDNSEDPYDQAVAVVLRDGKASTSYIQRRLGIGYNRAASIIERMEQEGIVGAANHAGKREILVPTEDDKF; encoded by the coding sequence ATGCGACCAGGCAATTCGGCGACGTTCGCCCTCTCCGGCATCGGCCACGGCATCCAGAGTTTCCTGCAACGCCTGATCCTGCGGGCGGCGGGCGTCGCGCTGCTTTGCCTTTGCGGTTTCGCGGTCGCGGCACTCGCCACCTGGAACGTCGCCGACCCGAGCTTCAGTCACGCCACCGACAATGTCGTCACCAACGCCATGGGCTATCCCGGCGCGATCTTCTCCGACATCGGCATGCAGTTCTTCGGCCTTGCCTCGGTCGCCGCCCTGGTTCCGGCCTTCGCCTGGGGCCTTTTCATGATTGCCGCGCGGTTGCCCGACCGGCTGCCAAGGCGGGGCGTCGCATGGCTGGTCGCGGCTATCCTGGCGTCGGCGGTCGCGGGTTGCTTCTCGGCGCCGCCGACCTGGCCGCTGCCGACCGGACTCGGCGGGGTCTTCGGCGACATGGTGCTGAAACTGCCGGGGCTCTTCGCCGGCGGATACCCGCAGGGCATCTTCGCCGTCCTGACCGGCGCCCTGTTCGGGTTCCCGGCGCTCTGGCTTGCCCTTTTTGCCGCCGGCATCCTCGCCCGGCGCCCACAACCGCAGGACGAAATAGCCGATGCGGCGGATGACCTGGAAGACGACATCGAGGCCGACGACGACGATGAAAGCGACGGCGCCCTGGCGCTCGGCGCGGTCGTGCACTGGTGGCTGTCTGCGCGCGCCTTCGTCCGCCGGCTTTCCGCACGCCACCGCATGCCCCATGACGACGAGGACGATGTTGACGGCCTGATGGATCTTTCCGACGTTCGGCCCGGCCGGCGCGTCGAACCGGAGTTCGATATGTCGCGGGCGGCCGAACCCTTCATGCCCGAACCCGGCGATTTCGATTTCGCAACCGAAATGGCTCCGGACGATTTCCCGGATGAGCCGGTGGCCGCCGCCGCACGGGTCGAAAACCCGGCGCCACGGCCGAAGCCAGGTGTGCGGGTACAGCGTGAGGCGCAGACCTCCTTCATCGGCATGGCCGAGTTCGAGATGCCGTCGCTGCATTTCCTCGCCGAGCCCAAGAACATGGCCCGCGACCCGAGCCTGTCGAAGGATGCGCTGGAGCAGAATGCCCGCCTGCTGGAAGGCGTCCTTGAGGATTTCGGGGTCAAGGGCGAGATTATTCATGTTCGCCCCGGCCCCGTCGTGACGCTTTACGAGCTGGAGCCGGCCCCGGGCATCAAATCCTCGCGCGTCATCGGCCTTGCCGACGACATCGCCCGCTCGATGAGCGCGATCGCCTGTCGTGTTGCCGTCGTGCCGGGCCGCAACGCCATCGGCATCGAACTGCCGAACGCACGCCGCGAGACCGTCTTCCTGCGCGAACTCCTGGCCTCGCGCGACTATGAGCAGACCAAGGCCAGGCTCGGCCTCGCGCTCGGCAAGACCATCAATGGCGAGGTGGTGATTGCCGACCTCGCCAAGATGCCGCATCTGCTGGTGGCCGGCACCACCGGCTCGGGCAAGTCGGTGGCGATCAACACCATGATCCTGTCGATCCTCTATCGCATGAAGCCGGAACAGTGCCGGCTGATCATGATCGATCCCAAGATGCTCGAGCTCTCCGTCTATGACGGCGTCCCCCATCTGCTCACCCCGGTCGTCACCGATCCGAAGAAGGCGGTGGTGGCGCTGAAGTGGACCGTGCGGGAGATGGAGGACCGCTACCGCAAGATGTCGAAGGTCGGCGTGCGCAACATCGACGGCTTTAACCAGCGCGTCGCGCAGGCCGCCAGGAAGGGCGAATCGATTTCGCGCACGGTCCAGACCGGCTTCGACCGCGACACCGGCGAGGCCATCTACGAGACCGAGAGCCTCGACCTGGCACCGCTTCCTTACATCGTCGTCATCATCGACGAGATGGCCGATTTGATGATGGTGGCCGGCAAGGACATCGAGGGCGCCGTCCAGCGTCTGGCGCAGATGGCGCGCGCCGCCGGCATCCACGTCATCATGGCCACGCAGCGTCCGTCGGTCGACGTCATCACCGGCACCATCAAGGCGAACTTCCCGACCCGTATCTCCTTCCAGGTGACCTCGAAGATCGACAGCCGCACCATCCTCGGCGAGCAGGGCGCCGAACAGCTGCTCGGCATGGGCGACATGCTCTACATGGCCGGCGGCGGCCGCATCCAGCGCGTGCACGGTCCGTTCGTTTCCGACGACGAGGTCGAGAAGGTGGTCGCCCATCTGAAGCTGCAGGGCGTTCCCGAGTATCTCGACGCCATCACCGAGGAAGACGAGGACGGCGAAGACGGCGGCGCGACGGGTTCCGGCGGCGGCAACATCGACAATTCCGAAGATCCCTACGACCAGGCCGTCGCCGTGGTCTTGCGCGACGGCAAGGCGTCCACCAGCTATATCCAGAGACGGCTCGGCATCGGCTACAACCGCGCCGCCTCGATCATCGAGCGCATGGAGCAGGAGGGCATCGTCGGGGCCGCGAACCACGCCGGCAAGCGCGAGATCCTGGTTCCGACCGAAGACGACAAGTTCTGA
- a CDS encoding outer membrane lipoprotein carrier protein LolA: MFPDRPDLLRRLALSGSLALAVCAAALVVPSTTGRAQAATGEAQKIATHFTRIRTMMGEFVQFGPRGEQTGGKFYIERPGKIRFNYEAPAAVQVIADGESVVINNKKLKTWDLYPLSKTPLKLLLDDNIDLSGEKVRKVQQNEDLTTIQLQDKSVFGDSTITMMFDPKSYELRQWTITDAQGKDTTVMIFNVEQGVTFDPSVFAIDYQHISRHGARGHTSGR; this comes from the coding sequence ATGTTCCCCGACCGCCCCGATCTTCTCAGGCGCCTCGCCCTAAGCGGCAGCCTCGCGCTTGCCGTCTGCGCCGCGGCACTCGTCGTACCCTCGACAACCGGCCGCGCCCAGGCAGCGACCGGCGAAGCCCAGAAGATCGCCACCCACTTCACCCGGATTCGCACAATGATGGGCGAGTTCGTCCAGTTCGGACCGCGCGGCGAACAGACCGGCGGCAAGTTCTATATCGAGCGCCCCGGCAAGATCCGCTTCAACTATGAGGCGCCGGCCGCCGTCCAGGTGATCGCCGATGGCGAGTCGGTCGTCATCAACAACAAGAAGTTGAAGACCTGGGACCTCTACCCGCTCTCCAAGACGCCGCTGAAACTGCTGCTCGACGACAATATCGATCTGTCCGGCGAGAAAGTCCGCAAGGTGCAGCAGAACGAGGACCTGACCACCATCCAGTTGCAGGACAAGTCGGTCTTCGGCGACTCTACCATCACCATGATGTTCGACCCAAAATCCTACGAATTGCGGCAGTGGACGATCACCGACGCCCAGGGCAAGGACACCACGGTGATGATCTTCAACGTCGAGCAGGGCGTTACCTTCGATCCGAGCGTGTTCGCCATCGACTACCAGCACATTTCGCGCCACGGCGCCCGCGGCCACACCAGCGGCCGGTAG
- a CDS encoding exodeoxyribonuclease III yields MSFSIATWNINSVRLRLPLVEQFLKRYQPDILCLQETKCPDEFFPAEAFEALGYSHIAISGQKGYHGVATLSRRPIDIVEKRDFCKMGDRRHLSTRFSAGGRTVLLHNFYVPAGGDEPDPAINPKFRHKLDFIAEMRDVRAGHDGESGSILVGDLNIAPLETDVWSHKQLLKVVSHTPVETEGLESMRTGGGWTDLMRAHIPPEERLYTWWSYRARDWEASDRGRRLDHVWTSPNVAADMREVEVVRAARGWERPSDHVPVIARFGYE; encoded by the coding sequence ATGAGTTTTTCGATCGCCACGTGGAACATCAATTCCGTTCGCCTTCGCTTGCCGCTGGTCGAACAGTTCCTGAAACGCTACCAGCCTGACATCCTGTGCCTGCAGGAAACCAAGTGCCCGGACGAATTCTTCCCGGCTGAGGCCTTCGAGGCCCTCGGCTATTCGCACATCGCGATCAGCGGTCAGAAGGGTTATCACGGCGTCGCCACGCTCTCTCGCCGGCCGATCGACATCGTCGAGAAACGCGATTTCTGCAAGATGGGCGACCGCCGCCACCTGTCGACGCGCTTTTCGGCCGGCGGCAGGACGGTGCTCCTGCACAATTTCTACGTTCCCGCAGGCGGCGACGAGCCCGATCCGGCAATCAATCCGAAATTCCGGCACAAGCTCGACTTCATCGCCGAGATGCGCGACGTGCGCGCCGGGCATGACGGCGAATCGGGCTCGATCCTGGTCGGCGACCTCAACATCGCGCCCCTGGAGACCGACGTCTGGTCCCACAAGCAATTGCTGAAGGTGGTCAGCCACACGCCGGTGGAGACCGAGGGGCTGGAATCGATGCGTACGGGGGGCGGCTGGACCGACCTCATGCGTGCGCACATTCCGCCCGAGGAACGGCTCTATACCTGGTGGAGCTATCGCGCCCGCGACTGGGAGGCTTCCGACCGCGGCCGGCGCCTCGACCATGTCTGGACCTCGCCCAATGTGGCTGCCGACATGCGCGAGGTCGAAGTGGTTCGTGCGGCCCGCGGCTGGGAACGGCCATCGGACCACGTGCCGGTGATCGCGCGGTTCGGCTACGAATAG
- a CDS encoding cyclic nucleotide-binding domain-containing protein, with protein MALDDDISILAGAGIFREFTQDQLRLLAFGTERLRRAAGKEIYREGAAADCAFVVVAGTVALFRERDGERVVVSRLGAGAVLGELALIADTRRLTGAIAETEVELMRLNRALFQRILVEYPDAAAKLHRRLSADLASMVSRIERLAPKFS; from the coding sequence ATGGCGCTTGATGACGACATCAGCATTCTGGCCGGCGCAGGCATTTTCAGGGAATTCACCCAGGATCAGCTCCGCCTCCTCGCTTTCGGGACGGAGCGGCTGCGGCGTGCCGCCGGCAAGGAGATCTACCGCGAGGGCGCGGCGGCCGACTGCGCTTTCGTGGTCGTCGCGGGGACGGTCGCGCTTTTCCGCGAGCGGGATGGCGAACGTGTGGTCGTGTCGCGCCTCGGCGCCGGCGCGGTTCTTGGCGAACTGGCGCTGATCGCCGATACGCGCCGCCTTACTGGCGCCATTGCCGAGACCGAGGTCGAGCTCATGCGTCTCAACCGCGCTTTGTTCCAGCGCATCCTGGTGGAATATCCCGACGCCGCCGCCAAACTGCACCGCCGCCTGTCGGCAGACCTTGCCTCCATGGTCTCGCGCATCGAGCGGCTGGCGCCGAAATTTTCCTGA
- a CDS encoding response regulator transcription factor, producing the protein MTSRTILIVDDDDDLRATLVEQLSLYEEFRVIQEATAGKGIQTARGGLIDLLIMDVGLPDMDGREAVKLLRKGGFKAPIIMLTGQDTDSDTILGLEAGANDYVTKPFRFAVLLARLRAQLRQHEQSEDATFAVGPYTFKPSQKLLIDQRGGKVRLTEKEASIIKYLYRAGQKVITRDVLLEEVWGYNSGVTTHTLETHVYRLRQKIERDPSNAEILVTESGGYKLVP; encoded by the coding sequence ATGACCTCACGCACTATCCTGATCGTCGACGACGATGACGACCTGAGGGCGACCCTTGTCGAACAGCTTTCGCTCTACGAAGAGTTCAGGGTGATCCAGGAGGCCACCGCAGGCAAGGGCATCCAGACCGCGCGCGGCGGCTTGATCGACCTGCTGATCATGGATGTCGGACTGCCGGACATGGATGGCCGCGAAGCCGTCAAGCTCTTGCGCAAGGGGGGCTTCAAGGCGCCGATCATCATGCTGACCGGACAGGACACCGATTCCGACACCATCCTCGGATTGGAGGCCGGCGCCAACGACTATGTCACCAAGCCGTTCCGATTCGCCGTGCTGCTTGCCCGCCTGCGCGCCCAGCTGCGCCAGCACGAGCAGAGCGAGGACGCCACCTTCGCCGTGGGGCCTTACACGTTCAAGCCGAGCCAGAAGCTGCTGATCGACCAGCGCGGCGGAAAAGTCAGGTTGACCGAGAAGGAAGCCTCGATCATCAAATACCTCTACCGGGCCGGCCAGAAGGTCATCACCCGCGACGTCCTGCTCGAGGAGGTATGGGGCTACAATTCGGGCGTGACCACCCATACGCTGGAGACGCATGTCTACCGGCTGCGCCAGAAGATCGAGCGCGATCCTTCCAATGCTGAAATTCTTGTGACAGAAAGCGGGGGTTACAAGCTCGTCCCCTGA
- a CDS encoding L,D-transpeptidase family protein encodes MIVRARPGRPTQGILALGQRTFACALGRAGITSLKREGDGATPRGPLRVLWGYFRPDRGPVPANALQWRRTSPEQGWCDASGDRNYNRPVALPYPASHEKMRREDHLYDIVIVLDWNMRPAARNRGSAIFLHLARPGYLPTEGCIAVSRATMMRLLPCLRRGTPIRVAP; translated from the coding sequence ATCATCGTGCGGGCACGCCCGGGAAGGCCGACGCAAGGCATCCTCGCGCTTGGGCAGCGGACATTCGCCTGCGCCCTCGGCCGCGCGGGCATCACCAGCCTCAAGCGCGAGGGCGACGGCGCCACGCCGCGCGGCCCCTTGCGCGTCCTCTGGGGCTACTTCCGTCCGGACCGGGGGCCGGTTCCGGCCAACGCCTTGCAGTGGCGGCGCACCTCGCCTGAACAGGGCTGGTGCGACGCCTCCGGCGACCGCAACTACAACCGGCCGGTGGCGCTTCCCTACCCGGCCAGCCACGAGAAGATGCGGCGCGAGGACCATCTCTACGACATCGTCATCGTGCTCGACTGGAACATGCGTCCCGCCGCGCGCAACCGCGGCAGCGCCATCTTCCTGCATCTGGCGCGGCCCGGTTACCTGCCGACCGAAGGCTGCATCGCGGTCTCGCGCGCGACGATGATGCGTCTGCTGCCCTGCCTGCGGCGCGGCACGCCGATCCGCGTCGCGCCCTGA
- a CDS encoding DUF1761 domain-containing protein yields MDFGGMSYLAVLLAAVAAFAFGAVYYGALGTPWMKAARIKPEEAKMEPVLFVTSFVCELVMAWVLAGIIGHLGSGQVTAWNGIVSGFFIWLGFMATTVAVNQRYEGFGWDLTLIDAGHWLGVALIMGAIIGWWGV; encoded by the coding sequence ATGGATTTCGGCGGAATGAGCTATCTCGCGGTGCTTTTGGCCGCGGTCGCGGCGTTTGCCTTCGGCGCCGTCTATTACGGCGCCCTCGGCACACCGTGGATGAAGGCGGCGCGCATCAAGCCGGAAGAGGCGAAGATGGAGCCGGTGCTTTTCGTGACCAGCTTCGTTTGCGAGCTTGTCATGGCCTGGGTTCTCGCCGGCATCATCGGCCATCTCGGCTCGGGCCAGGTCACGGCATGGAACGGCATCGTGTCCGGCTTCTTCATCTGGCTAGGCTTCATGGCGACGACGGTTGCCGTCAACCAGCGCTATGAGGGCTTCGGCTGGGACCTGACGCTCATCGATGCCGGCCACTGGCTCGGCGTGGCCCTGATCATGGGCGCCATCATCGGCTGGTGGGGCGTCTGA
- a CDS encoding class I SAM-dependent methyltransferase has product MSGKVLTLDEAEAFILANTALVAPPHVPEIRLHLADEAHELWLKTEEELEAIGLPPPFWAFAWAGGQGLARFLLDHPETVAGKRVLDFASGSGLVAIAALKAGARSVLAADIDPFCRAALALNTRANGVEAEFRGEDLIGEDEGWDVVLAGDVFYDRALAERCAAWFEALAGRGATILVGDPGRHYLPRERLRELACYEVPVTRVLEDAEVKRTIVWRFD; this is encoded by the coding sequence ATGAGCGGCAAGGTGTTGACGCTGGACGAGGCCGAAGCCTTCATCCTCGCCAATACCGCCCTAGTGGCGCCGCCGCATGTGCCCGAAATCCGCCTCCACCTCGCCGACGAGGCGCATGAATTGTGGCTGAAGACGGAGGAGGAGCTTGAGGCCATCGGCCTGCCACCGCCGTTCTGGGCCTTCGCGTGGGCGGGCGGCCAGGGCCTGGCGCGGTTTCTTCTCGACCATCCGGAGACCGTTGCCGGCAAACGCGTCCTCGACTTCGCCTCCGGTTCCGGCCTGGTCGCCATCGCCGCACTGAAGGCGGGCGCCCGCAGCGTGTTGGCGGCCGACATCGATCCGTTCTGCCGCGCCGCGCTGGCGCTCAACACGCGTGCCAACGGCGTCGAGGCGGAGTTTCGCGGTGAGGACCTGATCGGAGAGGACGAGGGCTGGGATGTCGTGCTCGCCGGCGACGTCTTTTACGATCGCGCGCTCGCGGAACGATGCGCGGCGTGGTTCGAGGCGCTCGCCGGGCGCGGCGCGACGATCCTCGTCGGCGATCCGGGCCGGCACTATTTGCCGCGTGAGCGGCTCCGCGAACTGGCATGCTACGAAGTGCCGGTCACGCGTGTGCTGGAAGACGCCGAGGTGAAGCGCACCATCGTCTGGCGCTTCGATTGA
- a CDS encoding EVE domain-containing protein has product MAYWLFKSEPSTWSWEMQKAKGEAGQEWDGVRNYQARNNMRAMKIGDRGFFYHSQEGLEVVGIVEVCKLAHPDSTSDDPRWECVDVRAVRDVPQPVTLNDIKANPKLSEMVLVRNSRLSVQPVSDDEWAEVNRMGGLKPGEA; this is encoded by the coding sequence ATGGCGTATTGGCTGTTCAAGTCGGAACCCTCGACCTGGTCGTGGGAGATGCAGAAGGCGAAAGGCGAGGCCGGGCAGGAATGGGACGGGGTGCGCAACTACCAGGCGCGCAACAACATGCGCGCGATGAAAATCGGCGATCGCGGCTTCTTCTACCATTCGCAAGAGGGGCTAGAGGTCGTGGGCATTGTCGAAGTGTGCAAGCTGGCGCATCCCGATTCGACCTCCGACGACCCGCGCTGGGAATGCGTCGACGTCCGGGCGGTGCGTGACGTGCCGCAGCCGGTGACGCTGAACGACATCAAGGCCAATCCCAAGCTTTCCGAAATGGTGCTGGTGCGGAATTCGCGCCTGTCGGTGCAGCCGGTCAGCGACGACGAATGGGCCGAGGTCAACCGCATGGGCGGGCTGAAGCCGGGAGAGGCCTGA
- a CDS encoding YciI-like protein, with protein MLFAFVCTDKPGHLEVRQSTRPDHVAYLEGLNAKGTLKFAGPFLDDDGKPSASLVVVEAADRAAAALIAEADPYARAGLFASVDIRPWNWVFNKPEAA; from the coding sequence ATGCTTTTTGCCTTTGTCTGCACCGACAAGCCCGGCCACCTCGAAGTGCGCCAGTCGACACGACCCGACCACGTCGCTTATCTGGAGGGCCTCAACGCCAAGGGCACGCTGAAATTCGCCGGACCCTTCCTCGATGACGACGGCAAGCCGTCGGCCAGCCTCGTGGTCGTGGAGGCCGCCGACCGCGCCGCTGCCGCGCTGATCGCCGAGGCCGATCCCTATGCACGCGCCGGGCTGTTCGCGTCGGTGGACATCCGGCCGTGGAACTGGGTCTTCAACAAGCCGGAGGCAGCGTGA
- a CDS encoding NAD(P)H-dependent glycerol-3-phosphate dehydrogenase, protein MSETRPVAVLGGGAWGTALAQAQAMAGREVRLWARDADTVEAINQRHENPRYLPGARLNPAVRATGDISAAVAGAGVVLAVTPAQTVSGLCEVLAPQVAADTPVVLCAKGIDAESGRLLSDIAAERLPRNPIAALSGPSFAVDVVAGLPTAVTVAAADVEAAAALAALISTPTLRCYSSDDLAGVEAGGALKNVLAIAAGAVIGAGLGASAQAALVTRGFVELRRIAASFGARQETLMGLSGFGDLFLTCGSGKSRNFAYGEALGRGAALEGMRLAEGVATAAIADRIARERGIDAPITQNVALILDRAITVREAMMALLSRPLKSET, encoded by the coding sequence ATGAGCGAAACCAGGCCGGTCGCCGTCCTCGGCGGCGGCGCATGGGGGACAGCGCTGGCCCAGGCGCAGGCGATGGCAGGGCGCGAGGTGCGGCTTTGGGCCCGCGATGCCGACACGGTGGAAGCGATCAACCAGCGGCATGAGAACCCACGCTATTTGCCCGGCGCAAGGCTCAATCCCGCGGTTCGCGCCACCGGCGATATCAGCGCGGCTGTTGCCGGTGCCGGCGTCGTGCTCGCGGTCACGCCGGCGCAGACGGTGAGCGGTTTGTGCGAGGTGCTGGCGCCTCAGGTGGCCGCGGACACGCCGGTCGTGCTGTGCGCCAAGGGCATCGATGCCGAAAGCGGCCGGCTGCTTTCCGACATTGCCGCCGAAAGGCTGCCGCGCAACCCGATTGCGGCCCTTTCAGGGCCGAGCTTCGCCGTTGACGTCGTTGCCGGTCTGCCGACGGCCGTCACAGTGGCCGCCGCCGACGTGGAAGCCGCCGCGGCGCTGGCGGCGCTGATCTCGACGCCGACGCTGCGCTGCTATTCGAGCGACGACCTGGCCGGCGTCGAGGCCGGCGGCGCGCTCAAGAACGTCCTGGCGATCGCCGCCGGCGCGGTGATCGGGGCTGGACTCGGCGCCAGCGCGCAGGCGGCGCTAGTCACGCGCGGCTTCGTCGAGCTCAGGCGGATCGCGGCCTCGTTCGGTGCGCGCCAGGAAACGCTGATGGGTCTTTCCGGCTTTGGCGATCTGTTCCTGACCTGCGGGTCCGGCAAGTCGCGCAATTTCGCCTATGGCGAGGCGCTCGGACGGGGCGCGGCGCTGGAGGGAATGAGACTGGCAGAGGGCGTCGCCACCGCCGCCATCGCCGATCGCATCGCCCGCGAGCGCGGCATCGATGCCCCGATCACGCAAAACGTCGCGCTCATCCTTGACCGCGCGATCACGGTGCGCGAAGCCATGATGGCGCTGCTTTCGCGCCCGCTCAAAAGCGAGACCTGA
- the tsaD gene encoding tRNA (adenosine(37)-N6)-threonylcarbamoyltransferase complex transferase subunit TsaD, with protein MRPDHAEIRVLGIETSCDETAAAVVSWVPGCGPLIRSNIVLSQIGEHAAFGGVVPEIAARAHVEALDGVIGAALAEAETTLGEVDAIAATAGPGLIGGLLVGLMTAKALAAAGGKPLVAVNHLEGHALSARLLERLGFPYLMLLVSGGHTQIVLVKGPGDYERWASTIDDALGEAFDKTAKLLGLPYPGGPNVERVAAGGDASRFDLPRPLKGEARLDFSFSGLKTAVRQAATAIAPLGEGDVADIAASFQRAIVETLDDRVGRSLQRFRERFPDAAQPALVVAGGVAANAAIREALENLCRRNGFTFLAPPPELCTDNAAMIAWAAIERLRAGIDPAEDPMLTAPRSRWPLDETAAPLIGAGKRGAKA; from the coding sequence ATGCGGCCCGACCATGCCGAAATCCGTGTTCTCGGTATCGAGACGAGCTGCGACGAAACTGCCGCCGCGGTCGTTTCCTGGGTGCCGGGCTGCGGCCCGCTCATTCGCTCCAACATCGTTCTGAGCCAGATCGGCGAGCATGCGGCTTTCGGCGGCGTCGTGCCGGAGATCGCGGCGCGCGCCCATGTCGAAGCGCTCGACGGCGTCATCGGCGCCGCACTTGCGGAGGCCGAGACGACGCTTGGTGAGGTCGACGCGATCGCGGCGACCGCCGGCCCCGGCCTGATCGGGGGCCTGCTGGTCGGGCTGATGACCGCGAAGGCGCTGGCGGCGGCCGGCGGCAAGCCGCTGGTGGCGGTCAACCATCTCGAAGGGCATGCGCTTTCGGCACGGCTCCTGGAGCGGCTAGGCTTTCCCTATCTGATGCTTCTCGTTTCGGGCGGGCACACCCAGATCGTGCTGGTCAAGGGTCCGGGCGATTACGAACGCTGGGCGTCGACCATCGACGATGCGCTCGGCGAGGCGTTCGACAAGACCGCGAAGCTGCTCGGCCTGCCCTATCCGGGCGGTCCGAATGTCGAGCGTGTCGCGGCCGGCGGCGACGCGTCCCGCTTCGACCTGCCGCGCCCGCTGAAGGGCGAGGCGCGGCTCGATTTTTCGTTTTCGGGGCTGAAGACGGCGGTGCGCCAGGCGGCGACGGCAATCGCGCCGCTGGGTGAAGGCGACGTCGCGGACATAGCCGCTTCCTTCCAGCGTGCGATCGTCGAGACGCTGGACGATCGCGTCGGGCGCAGCCTGCAGAGGTTCCGGGAGCGGTTTCCCGATGCTGCCCAACCCGCGCTGGTGGTCGCCGGCGGTGTGGCCGCCAATGCGGCGATCCGGGAAGCGCTCGAGAACCTTTGCCGGCGCAACGGCTTCACCTTCCTGGCGCCGCCGCCCGAACTGTGCACCGACAACGCGGCGATGATCGCCTGGGCGGCGATCGAGCGGCTGCGGGCCGGTATCGATCCCGCAGAAGATCCCATGCTGACAGCGCCGCGCTCGCGCTGGCCGCTCGACGAAACGGCGGCGCCGCTGATCGGGGCTGGCAAACGCGGAGCCAAGGCATGA
- the hemC gene encoding hydroxymethylbilane synthase, which translates to MQTGQLRIGTRGSALALAQAHETRDRLMAAHGLAEDAFAIEVISTSGDRIQDRPLSEAGGKGLFTKEIEEALLDGRIDIAVHSSKDMPTRLPDGLVLGAFLEREDVRDAFIGGAAETIDALPQGATVGSSSLRRQALIRRRRPDISVVMFRGNVQTRLRKLSEGQVHGTLLAHAGLRRLGMAEVITELLPLDTFPPAPGQGAICIEHRDGDRRIEQMLESIHHGGTGAALACERAFLGALDGSCRTPIAGHATLEGQALRFHGLILTPDGVEAHDITVEGEVTEAASIGRRAGEEIRARAGARFFDSWV; encoded by the coding sequence ATGCAAACTGGACAGCTCAGGATCGGAACCCGCGGCAGCGCGCTGGCGCTGGCGCAAGCTCACGAGACCCGCGACCGGCTGATGGCGGCGCACGGGCTCGCCGAGGACGCCTTCGCGATCGAGGTGATATCGACCAGCGGCGACCGCATCCAGGACCGGCCTCTGTCGGAAGCGGGCGGCAAGGGCCTGTTCACCAAGGAGATTGAGGAAGCGCTTCTCGACGGCCGCATCGACATCGCCGTCCATTCCTCCAAGGACATGCCGACAAGACTGCCCGACGGGCTGGTGCTGGGCGCTTTCCTCGAGCGCGAAGACGTGCGCGACGCCTTCATCGGTGGTGCCGCCGAAACCATCGACGCCTTGCCGCAAGGCGCCACGGTCGGCTCCTCGTCGCTCAGGCGGCAGGCCCTCATCCGCCGCCGCCGGCCCGACATCTCCGTCGTCATGTTCCGCGGCAATGTGCAGACGCGCCTGCGCAAGCTCTCCGAAGGCCAGGTTCATGGCACGCTGCTCGCTCACGCCGGCCTGCGCCGCCTCGGGATGGCCGAGGTCATCACCGAATTGCTGCCGCTCGATACCTTTCCGCCTGCACCAGGGCAGGGCGCGATCTGCATCGAGCATCGCGACGGCGACCGCCGCATCGAACAGATGCTTGAGTCGATCCACCACGGCGGGACCGGAGCCGCACTTGCCTGCGAACGCGCCTTTCTTGGCGCCCTCGACGGTTCCTGCCGCACGCCCATCGCGGGTCATGCGACGCTCGAAGGCCAGGCCCTTCGCTTCCACGGACTGATCTTGACGCCCGACGGCGTCGAGGCGCACGACATTACGGTCGAAGGCGAGGTCACGGAAGCGGCATCCATAGGCCGCCGGGCCGGAGAGGAGATCCGCGCCAGGGCCGGCGCGCGGTTCTTCGACAGCTGGGTCTAG